A single window of Drosophila suzukii chromosome 3, CBGP_Dsuzu_IsoJpt1.0, whole genome shotgun sequence DNA harbors:
- the glob2 gene encoding uncharacterized protein glob2, whose protein sequence is MSQISHVSQPIQSEGSDEDEQRHVDLPVYPKPLPDRDLSYRPDENGFTMVEKAALRNAWRLIEPFQRRFGKENFYRFLTQHESLINIFRRDGKINLSKLHGHAMAMMKLMSKLVQTLDTNLAFRMALDENLPKHLQNGIDSDYMKMLATALKRYILESSVIENHNSCTLTSALTRLVQIVGEYAQVDVARKRALSTALRTTIDESGNKVIKIIT, encoded by the exons ATGAGCCAAATTAGCCACGTTAGCCAACCAATTCAATCGGAAGGAAGTGATGAGGATGAGCAACGTCATGTGGACTTACCAGTTTATCCGAAGCCGCTGCCTGACCGCGATTTAAGCTACAGACCTGATGAGAATGGCTTTACAATGGTGGAAAAGGCGGCCTTGCGCAATGCCTGGCGTTTGATTGAGCCATTCCAGCGTCGATTTGGCAAGGAAAATTTCTATAG ATTCCTTACGCAGCACGAGAGCCTCATCAACATCTTTAGGCGAGATGGAAAAATCAACCTTAGTAAGCTACATGGTCATGCCATGGCAATGATGAAGCTGATGTCGAAGCTGGTTCAAACGCTGGATACTAATCTAGCCTTCCGCATGGCCTTGGATGAAAACCTTCCAAAGCATCTGCAAAATGGCATCGATTCCGACTACATGAAG ATGCTGGCCACTGCACTCAAGAGATATATTCTGGAGTCTTCTGTAATCGAGAACCACAACTCCTGTACTCTAACTAGCGCCCTGACGCGATTGGTGCAGATCGTCGGGGAATACGCCCAAGTGGATGTGGCCAGAAAACGAGCCTTGTCGACTGCCCTCAGGACCACTATCGACGAGAGTGGCAACAAAGTCATAAAGATAATTACCTGA